From the Candidozyma auris chromosome 2, complete sequence genome, the window TCTAAGTATTTTTCCCTCATGAGCGCGAGCATATACGCGTCCGCGACCAAATACACCCACAAGTAAATACTCGCGTACGGCCTCATCGACTCGACACAAATGGAGGTAGACGAGGCTACGAGAAAGTGGATTCTTTCTCAATTCGGTCCTGTTGACGACGAGACCATAAAGAGGCTTCTCTCAGTGAAGGATATCTTTAATTACTCCAATGAGGACCTATACATTCAATGGGAGGCATTTGTTGTAACTCAAGAGAATGGTGAGTTGGACGTCACGGCTGAAAATATCGATAGGTTTCAAGAATGGGCACAAAGAACAATCAACTCAGAATCTACAAGGAAAGTGGCATCAGCTAAGAAGACCGTCGAGGGAAGAAGGAAACCAATGATGCGTTCAACAATGGAGCTATCATCGAGTCCCGGAGCTGGTATTCCCTCGACACCGCAACTAAAGAAACGGAAAGTTGACTTGGCAAGTGATCCTCCATTAACGTCAAGCCCCTCTCATTTCGCAACGGCTGATAATACCATGTTGTCTCTGAGTACCATGAAGCCAGAGGCAGATTCACTGTACGAGTCAAACACAGTATTAGAGTGTCTCAATCCGACCATTGATGTCACTGAGCTGAATGACAGCGCAGCTCGTCTCTCTGCCAACTTCGACCCAGAGAAATTCAAATTCAGAACAATGGCCatgaagctcttggagaGTGCTGATGTTTTGGATGATCAAATTGACGTCTTTAGTCAGAAATTCTCCGCGGAGCTTAAAGATAAAGGAATCGAGCTTGGTAATCCGTGCATGAATCTGCAGTCAGATATCGCCTGTTGTGGACGAATAGTGCCCGACTCTCCACACTATGATGCCATGCTCACCCAGAGTTTGAACGATAAATCATTGTATTTGGAGACGTCTCGTCTTGGAGGAATTGGGCAGCGGATTCCTTTAGACTTATCGAACTTGACGGAGTTTTCCTTCTTCCCAGGTCAGATTGTTGGTTTAAAAGGAAGAAACCCAACCGGTCGTACTTTTGTCGTACACGAGGTGCTCTCATTGCCTGAATTGGGGTCACCAGTATCCAATGTGGCAGAGTTACAAGACTTTCAGCGAAACAGCAAAGGTGAAAGTCTCAAAATTGTGATTGCGTCAGGACCATTCTCCAATCATCACACActcaacttcaccaagttAGAAAACTTTGTTCAACATATCAACAATGTCGTCAAACCTCACGTTCTCATCTTGTTTGGTCCACTTCTtgacatcaccaatgaCGCTGTTGCTGCAGGGGAACTTGAAATTCCGGAGACACCCGCTAACCAGCAGCCCAGAAATCTTGACGAGTTTCTCAAAACCAAGGTCTCGCCCATtctcaaaaaaattgacacAAGAGTTCAAGTGATCCTCATCCCTTCATTACGGGACTCTGCAAGCAAGCATGCATCATATCCACAATCAGCATTTGACAGAAGGAAGCTTGGCCTTCCGAAAAACTTCAAGTGTTTTCCAAACCcttcaaccttctcaatTAACGAGATAGTCCTCGGTGCTTCTAACGCTGATATTTTCAAGGATCTCAAAGACGTGTACAAGAGCACTGTTTCCCCCGACAAAAGCAAGCTCTTCTCTAATAGATTCGAAAGAATAGCTAACCATATTTTCGAGCAAAGACGGTACTATCCGTTTCTACCTGGTTTTGTGAAAAGGCAAACGCTaccaaaagagaaatctGAAAGGTTGATCGGCTTGACTGACGGAAGCGTTGCAGAAGATCTCTTAGAAACGCAGATCGGCGGAGCTAGTCTAGAAATGCCTTATATGGGTCTTACAGAGTTGATCGACTCTCTACCAGACATAATGGTTATACCCTCAGAGCTCAAATTCTTTGCCAAGGTTATTAAGGGCGTGATCGTCATTAACCCGGGACAATTTGTGCGTGCTCACAAGGACCCAAGTAAGGAAGATGGCAGTTACGTTGTGATGGGAATTGCACCCCCCGACATAGATGGGAAAGGGAATGTTGAGCAAGTGGAAGGCTCAAAGGACTTGTTCTATAACAACGTGTACCTGAGAGCGAAGGTGGAGATCatgaggagttgaagaaaggcTTATGTATTGCGAATCAATAGTAGATTATAATATCGGGCAAAAGGTGATCAAGATACCGCTATATATTGAAATAGTTCAACGGTAAGAATTCCTTGAAAATGCCGACCTCACCCATCCTTAGCACACTAAACGCGAAACGCAGACGCAGATCCAACAGAACTCCTGGACCTTCTTCATGTCCACATATGATGGCATTTATCTGACAAGAATATCCTACTTATAGAATCAAACTTGAGTATCTGCTGTAAATGCTTCTGGGCAGAGTCATTGTGGCGGGAATTCGACTACTTCGGTACCCGATCCAACGATGCTCAAGTAAGTTCGTGCTTAGTATAGCTCCCTACTCCGTCGGCTCAGAGATAAAGCTTCGTGATTACCAGGAAACCGCTGTTCATAAAACACTATCTGCCTTAGAGAGAGGTCTCAAGAGACCTGCGATTGTGCTAGCCACTGGTGGTGGTAAGACGGTTGTGATGTCTCACTTGATTCCGCAGTTAAAAAGCATCAATACTGGAGATAAGGTTCTTGTTTTGGCGCACAAACAAGAGCTTGTCAGACAAGCAGCCTCTACAATATCAAAGATTATACCAGGTGCAAGACTAGGGATAGATATGCTGACATCAAAGCCAGATATACACGATAAAGATATCGTAGTCGCGTCTGTTCCCACACTTGTTTACAAGACTCGTCTTGATAGATACAATCCTGCGGACTTTAAAGCTatcattcttgatgaatgtCACCATGCAACTGCACACTCTTGGATGAAGATCCTCAAACACTTTCAGGCACTAGATGAAGGTCTGAAAATATATGTGATCGGATTCACTGCCACTCTAGAACGAGCTGATGGTATAAGTCTAGGACAAGTATTTCAGGAAATagtttttgagagaaaCTTGATAACGATGATACGAGCGAGAGAGCTTTGCGATGTGAGgctttccaaaatcaatgtCGACATTGACTGGAGCAAACTTCGAACACATCAGGGAGActttgttcaaaaagaactcGCCGAAGTTGTCAATAAAGATGATATCAATGTCACAGTGACAAGGGGTCTTATGCAACTAAAGAAAAAGCATAACTTGAAGTCGACCTTGGTCTTTTGTGTGGACATTGCTCATTGTAAAACTCTTTGTGGAGTTTTACAACGAAATGGTGTCAAAGCACAATATGTCACTGGCAATACTGTGGCCCACGAAAGGAGAGCAATCTTGGAGGATTTCCGTAGAGGGGAAATTGAGGTTCTATGCAACGTTCTCGTATTTACTGAAGGGACTGATATTCCGAATATAGACTCTTTGGTTCTTGCTCGTCCTACACAATCCAAGTCACTCTTGATTCAAATGATAGGCCGTGGTCTTAGGCTACATCAGGATAAAAGTGTTTGTAATGTGATAGATATGGTAGACGCGACTCGACATGGATTCAACACCACAGCAACTCTTCTTGGAATAGAAAAAGAACTTCAAGCTAAGGGTATGGCCGAGGATGAGATCACGAGTAGAATGGAAGAACTTCTCGACAACGCTGTGTTGGTTAACGCAGCGGAGAATGAACAGAAGAGGTTAGATGAAGAACGACAAGTGTTTGAGGTTCTGCAACGTCTCAAACACCTTGGACTCAAGTTTGAAACCATTGAAGGCTTCGCCGAGCTTGAGAAGTCTAAAACCGATAAGCTCATGAATTCTCAAGATATCAACCAAGCTCTACGGAACAGTAAGGTCACTTGGGCAAGACTAGGGTACAGCCGGTGGGGAGTGTCCGTTGGTCGAGAGAACTTTGTTATAAATCGTGAGGAAGATCAGTTTGTCTTATCAGAATTGACATTTGTACCACTTGAGGTGATATTTGCAAGCAAGTTTAAGTCTGACCGTTTCCGATTGAGACCAATACGAAAGTCCAATAATATTAAGGAGTTGATATTGGCTGCTGAGAACATCTTGTATGGTAAGGTTTTGAGGTCAGGATTCAAAAGCAGACCCGTCACTACTAAACAAGTCAACTTTATTGTTAGCAAGCTTAAAGCGAAAGCTAAGACCATATACGACAAGACTCCAGAAGATATCGCCTCGGAAGTATGCCGATGGCGATTGGGGCGTGCCAGCAACCTTATtcttgcagccaaaataTCTGTGAATAGTCTATGGGTGAAGTGGGAACTTGCACACATGTTTGGTTACAGTAAGGACACGGAAGGCCGTATTAAAAAAATGGCGAAACAGATTGATAAAGATTCCAAATTATCAGAGAATTTCATACCAAGAGGGCCTGGGAGCAGAGTCAGAGAGGCGATTCTCGAAGCAGAAAGGGCACTCGGGAGAATTGCAGAGACGAACGCTTGTTCCATTAAAGATGGCGATCCCGAGGAACTGAAAAGTGACTCTTCAGGGTAGCATTTACGAGTTATATTGACCAAAGAAAGACTACTTTATTCGTAGAAATTGACGCATAGTAGGCTCACACTGGTTTCATTGTAATTAGTAGCTTTGGTCAGTGCGCGTAGAACACCTTTAGTGCGCTCGCTGTTGCGAGTCCGTGTTCAAATcagaatcatcaacaactcttATCAAGGGAGCGTCAAAAGCCATGAGGATATTACAGGTTTGCCACATCATCATAGCGGCATTACTTTCTACAGCATGGGCGTCTGATAGCTCAGATGGCTCTCAAATTGTCACTGTCGATGATGCTGCAAAAATAATACATACCACAACCTCAACACATACCAATAATTGGGCCGTGCTTGTCTCCACATCAAGGTTTTGGTTCAACTATAGGCATATGGCTAATACCTTGAGCTTATATAGAACAGTTAAGAGAATGGGGATACCCGACTCCCAAATTATTTTGATGTTAGCTGACGACATTGCATGCAATCCAAGAAACGCTTTCCCTGGCACTGTATTCAACAACATGGACCAGGCTATCGACCTATATGGAGACGACGTTGAAGTCGATTATAGAGGCTACGAGGTGACTGTGGAAAACTTTATACGGTTGCTTACCGATAGGTGGGACGAGAACCACCCTAGAAGCAAAAGGCTTCTCACAGACGAGAATTCGAACATTTTTATTTACCTAACCGGACACGGCGGAAATGAGTTTCTTAAGTTCCAAGACGCAGAGGAGATTGGGTCCTGGGATCTTGCGCACGCCTTTCAGCAGATGTACTCGAAGAAACGTTACAAcgagatcttcttcatgatcGACACTTGCCAGGCAAACACAATGTATGAGAAGATCTACTCACCCAATGTGTTGGCAGTTGGATCGTCACGAATCGACGAGTCTTCGTACTCTCACCACTCTGACTTGGACGTGGGTGTCGCCGTCATCGATAGATTCACATACTACACTCTTGACTTTTTagagaagattgagaagaactCCAATGTCACGATGGACAAACTCTTTGCTGAGTACACCTTTGAAAATGTTCACTCAAATCCAGGCATACGAACAGATCTCTTCCCCAGAGCGTTGAACGAGGTGCTTCTCACTGACTTCTTCGGCAATGTGCAAGACGTCATTTTGGATGACGTAGAGCAGGGTATTCTTGATTATAACCGCAGTATTCCCATCACTTCGAGTTCAAAGGATGACTCAAGCGACTCTCAGGTTATAGAGGCAAGCTTTAGTGATGAGGACTATCATACTAAACAGTTACACCACGTCTCACAGAGGGAGGCCAAAGTCATCACCGCTGTGTCTATAGTAGCCCTTTGTCTACTATGGACGTTTGCCAAACCCTAATTTATAGCATGAATATATCATTTACAGTGAACATATAGAGTTCGTGCGGAATTGAGGGTGTACCCCGAGACTCTATTTAGATCCatcttttgttgatgtcgCGCTTTCTATACGCACCTCTTTGTTTTTATTACATTTATACtagagcttttcaagagatCATCATCTCCTATAAAAATGGGCTACCTTGGCTCCACCTTTTTTAGCCTAGCTGTCTCCAATGAGCCTAATAACATAAAGCTTGATGCAGTATTGGAATTGAAGACTCATGTTAAGAAGGAGAACGTTGATCTCAGCCAAGTCCAAGCATACTTCGAGGCCATATCAATCTTGATGGACCTGAGGGATCAAACACTCCAAAGCACCACATTCAGCTTGTTATGTCATTTGGTAAAACGTGTCAGCATTCAAGACTCGAAGAGTACTGTACTCCAAGACCACGGCTTTTTGATTCTACCCATAATCATATCAAGAATCGCAGACGCAAGGGCATCTGTCAAGATTTCCGCTAGAAGAGCCTTGGAAGCTTACTGGCTAACTGCCCCGCTGAAAGTTGAGCAGGCGCTCATAGAACTGGGAATGAAAAGCAATTCGGCTCTTTTGACAAATGAATGCGTGGTATGGCTAAATACGGTACTCACAGAGGTCAACCGTCATTTCAGCCTAAACCCTTTTATGAGCACTCTTGCCGAAATCCTTGTCCAGCACGAGCAAAATGCATTACTTGTTGAGAACATCAAGATACTATTTGCCAACTACTATGACTTAAAGCAAAACAGACTCCATAAATTTGAGCTACAAAAAATTCTAGAGTTTCATGGAGTGCCAGCAGCAATACGAACGTCCATAATGGGTACCAATCAGGTACTCAAATCTCGTGAAAAGCTGGCAATGTCTCATGAGGTATCAGGTAATAATGTCCTGGCATCCAGACTCGAAAAGCCCAAGAATACTGACACGGCCACCATACCACTGGAATCCATCAAGCTTGGCAAGGACGAGACGACACCGCTGAATTCACCAGTTGACGACATAATTGCTGGCTTACAAAATTAcaatcttgagaagaaaattcaaCCATCAACATGCCAAGATAAAGATGCGCTCTACACTCAATTAGCCGGCATGATTCCGACTTTTGAGGGTAAAGAAACTGAAAGCAATTGGataaaaagagaagcaCATATCACATCTCTTCGATCAATTGTTAGAGGAAACGCACATATTGATTTCCCGGATGACCTTGCTCATGGATTAAAAGACATTGCCGAAGGTATCTGCAAAGGTCTTTTATCCTTGCGAACTACTTTGAGCGTAAGCGCATGCCAGTTGGTAAAAGAAACTGCCATCCTTCTAAAGGATCATTTTGACCCTCTCGTCGATCTGTTTGCTCCTACTTTGATAAAGCTCAATTCTGCAACAAAACACatgacttcttcaaatgcACACATCGCAATGTGTGCGATAATGATTAATTGTACCTACAGCTCAAAGTTGCTCCACAAGATTCAAACGGCATCATCAGAAAAAGGGAGCAACTCGAGATCTCATAGCAGCATTTGGATTAAAATTTTCATAAGCCGCTCTAGCAACAGCGGCAAGTTGCCACATACTGAAGTCATCGAACGTGTGCTTGGTCGCTTGCTTTCAGACTCAATCTCCACTGTTAGGCAGAATGCTAAGGAGGCGTTTTGGTGCTTACAAGCAACTTGCCCGGAATCAGCGGAGAGGCTACTCACGCGCTTGGATGCCAATGTAGTCAAAAGCTTGGAGCGGTCGAATCCTGCGAAAATCAGTAAATTGAGACCTGACATTGCTCAAACGAAGCCAGTTCGTTCTTCCATCAAGGATTCTATCATTGCAAAGAACAGAGAATTTAATTCGAGAAGAGCCGGATCAAGACTGAATTCTCGCAATGCTATTCAACGAAGCAACGAGATTGAGCAAAAAAGAGGGCAATATCGTGTTCAATCAGATCCTCCATCAAGTGATAGAAGGTACGGCAAGGCACTTCCGAAGTCACTTGAAACTAAACAGTTCTCAGGGTTAACGAAGCATCGTAGTTTGATGGACTTGTCGGTGAGGCCTAATGCTGATTTGCCGAAGTTGAGACCTGTGTCATCGACTACATTTTCCACTGTTCATTCTGCAAACAGGCCCTCGACAAGCATCACACCAAATATCAAAACTGACCCAATATTCCAGTTTTTGGCATCTTCTAATGAGGCTACAATCAGTGAAGGTGTGAATTTATTGCGATATGCTatacttgttgaagagaggTTTCCTGATGATATCAAGTTTTACTTGAGAAAAGTTTC encodes:
- the GPI8 gene encoding GPI-anchor transamidase; the encoded protein is MGIPDSQIILMLADDIACNPRNAFPGTVFNNMDQAIDLYGDDVEVDYRGYEVTVENFIRLLTDRWDENHPRSKRLLTDENSNIFIYLTGHGGNEFLKFQDAEEIGSWDLAHAFQQMYSKKRYNEIFFMIDTCQANTMYEKIYSPNVLAVGSSRIDESSYSHHSDLDVGVAVIDRFTYYTLDFLEKIEKNSNVTMDKLFAEYTFENVHSNPGIRTDLFPRALNEVLLTDFFGNVQDVILDDVEQGILDYNRSIPITSSSKDDSSDSQVIEASFSDEDYHTKQLHHVSQREAKVITAVSIVALCLLWTFAKP
- a CDS encoding double-stranded DNA-dependent ATPase, which translates into the protein MLSGRVIVAGIRLLRYPIQRCSSKFVLSIAPYSVGSEIKLRDYQETAVHKTLSALERGLKRPAIVLATGGGKTVVMSHLIPQLKSINTGDKVLVLAHKQELVRQAASTISKIIPGARLGIDMSTSKPDIHDKDIVVASVPTLVYKTRLDRYNPADFKAIILDECHHATAHSWMKILKHFQALDEGSKIYVIGFTATLERADGISLGQVFQEIVFERNLITMIRARELCDVRLSKINVDIDWSKLRTHQGDFVQKELAEVVNKDDINVTVTRGLMQLKKKHNLKSTLVFCVDIAHCKTLCGVLQRNGVKAQYVTGNTVAHERRAILEDFRRGEIEVLCNVLVFTEGTDIPNIDSLVLARPTQSKSLLIQMIGRGLRLHQDKSVCNVIDMVDATRHGFNTTATLLGIEKELQAKGMAEDEITSRMEELLDNAVLVNAAENEQKRLDEERQVFEVSQRLKHLGLKFETIEGFAELEKSKTDKLMNSQDINQALRNSKVTWARLGYSRWGVSVGRENFVINREEDQFVLSELTFVPLEVIFASKFKSDRFRLRPIRKSNNIKELILAAENILYGKVLRSGFKSRPVTTKQVNFIVSKLKAKAKTIYDKTPEDIASEVCRWRLGRASNLILAAKISVNSLWVKWELAHMFGYSKDTEGRIKKMAKQIDKDSKLSENFIPRGPGSRVREAILEAERALGRIAETNACSIKDGDPEESKSDSSG
- a CDS encoding DNA-directed DNA polymerase alpha subunit POL12, with the translated sequence MEVDEATRKWILSQFGPVDDETIKRLLSVKDIFNYSNEDLYIQWEAFVVTQENGELDVTAENIDRFQEWAQRTINSESTRKVASAKKTVEGRRKPMMRSTMELSSSPGAGIPSTPQLKKRKVDLASDPPLTSSPSHFATADNTMLSSSTMKPEADSSYESNTVLECLNPTIDVTESNDSAARLSANFDPEKFKFRTMAMKLLESADVLDDQIDVFSQKFSAELKDKGIELGNPCMNSQSDIACCGRIVPDSPHYDAMLTQSLNDKSLYLETSRLGGIGQRIPLDLSNLTEFSFFPGQIVGLKGRNPTGRTFVVHEVLSLPELGSPVSNVAELQDFQRNSKGESLKIVIASGPFSNHHTLNFTKLENFVQHINNVVKPHVLILFGPLLDITNDAVAAGELEIPETPANQQPRNLDEFLKTKVSPILKKIDTRVQVILIPSLRDSASKHASYPQSAFDRRKLGLPKNFKCFPNPSTFSINEIVLGASNADIFKDLKDVYKSTVSPDKSKLFSNRFERIANHIFEQRRYYPFLPGFVKRQTLPKEKSERLIGLTDGSVAEDLLETQIGGASLEMPYMGLTELIDSLPDIMVIPSELKFFAKVIKGVIVINPGQFVRAHKDPSKEDGSYVVMGIAPPDIDGKGNVEQVEGSKDLFYNNVYSRAKVEIMRS